CGTCAGCGGGAGGTTCTCGTAGTCCCTTGGGATCAAAGAGGCGGAGTGGGTTACCCCTAACATACTCATAGGTATCGATCCCGCCCTTCAGCCCAATTGGATCGCTCTGAACATACCTCCCGATTGCAGGGTCGTAATCCCTGAAGTAGTTGTAATGCGTCCCCGTCTCTTGATCGAAGTATGGAATTCCCCCGTTTCCCCGGACACATCTGATGATGCCAAACTGGCAATTGGAGGTGTTCGATGGCAACGAAGCAAAGACGGAAGTTTACGGCCGAGTTCAAGCGCGAGGGAGTGAACTCACACAGCAACCTGGACGATCGGTGTCGGCGGTTGCGCGTGAGCTTGGCGTGGAGCGTTCGGTCCTGAAGGGGTGGGTGGACAACTTCGCGGCAGGTCGATACGAGAAGGACCGGGCATTGCCGTTGAAGGCTGCGCAGCGCTGGAGAACGAGCAGCTTAGGCGAGAGTTGGCGAAAGTTCGAATGGAGCGCGACATTCTAAAAAAGCGCTGGGCTACTTCGCGAAGGAACCAACGTGAGGTATGTGTTTGTAGCCCGCTATCGGCCGGTGTGGCCGACCCGGATGATGTGCCGCTTGCTCGAGGTGTCGTCGAGCGGGTTCTACGAGTGGCTTGGACGCTCGCCGAGCGTGCGCTCGATCGCCAACGCGGGCTTGCTGGTGCTGATCCGGGAAAGCTTCGCCTTGAGTCACCAGACCTACGGCTCGCCGCGGGTCTGGAAGGACATGGTCGTCGCAGGCCAATCCTGCAGCGAGAATCGAGTGGCGCGACTGATGCGAGGGGCTGGCATGAGCGCGCAGCCCAAGCCGCGGCGCATGCCTGCCGACATTGGATTGCGTCCGGAACACAGCATCGCACCGAACGTGTTGGAGCGAGACTTCGCCGCTGCTGCTCCGAACCGGAAGTGGGCAGCCGATTTCACCTACATCTGGACGGGCGAGGGCTGGTTGTTCCTGGCCGTTGTGGTGGATCTGTTCAGCCGGCGCGTGGTCGGCTGGTCTATGCAACCCACCCTGACCGCGCAACTGGTGCTGGACGCGTTGATAATGGCGCTGTGGCGACGCGGCAAACCTTCGGAGCTTTGCACCATTCCGACCAGGGCAGCCAATACACCAGCGAGGACTTCCAGCGCCTGCTGTCGGCCGAGGGCATCACCTGCAGCATGAGCAAGCGCGGCGACTGTTGGGACAACTCCGCGGTCGAGAGCTTCTTCGCCTCGCTCAAAAAGGAACGTGTCTATCGCAGGACGTACGCCACGCGCGAAGTGCGCGCGCCGACATCTTCGACTACATCGAAGTGTTCTACAATTCCCGGCGCCGACATTCGACGCTTGGGCAGGTCAGCCCGATGGAGTTCGAACGTACTCATGCGGGCTTAGCGTAGTGTCCGGAGAAGCGGGGGAATTCCAGTTGTTGGCGTAAGTGTAGTCGACCACCTGCCCGCCGGGCGTGGTGAGGCGCAGAAGCTGGCCGGCGGCGTTCCAGGCGTAGGCCACGCCCTGCGTGAGCCCGGCCACGGTCTGGGACTTGGAGGTGACGCGCCCGCGCAGGTCATAGGCCCAACTCGTGGTCCCCGTGCGATCGGCAAGGCTGCACAGGCGCCCGATGCCGTTGGCGCACGTGTCGTAGCCGTAGGAGACGGTCTCGTCGGGGTACGAAATCAGCGTGATGCGATTGAGTTCGTCATAGGTGTAGGCGGCCTGGACGCCTCGCGCATCGAGCCGGGACTTGAGGTTCGAGGCCGCATCGTAGCTGAACCCGGTGCTGCCCGTGTCGGGGCTGGACTGCGCGAGCATCTCCCCATGCCCGTTCACGGCGTAGCTCGTCGCGAGTCCCTTGGAGTCCGTCACCTGCGTGAGCTGGTCCTGGCCGTTGTAGGCGTAGCGCGTGGGAGAGGCGGCCCCGTTGAACGGGTCGCGAACCTCCGTCAGGTGGTCGCGGGCATCATAGAGCTGCGCAGTCGTGCGGCCCAGGGGATCGAGAGTCGAGACGAGGTTGTTGTTGGCGTCGTAACCCTGCTGGGTGACCTGGGAGGCAGGGGTAGTGCCGCCGATGTCGCGGTAGAGCCTGCCCAGAGAGTCGAATTCGCGGGTGTGAGCACGGGCCAATGTGTTGCCCACGTCGTACGCCTGCTCCGCGGTGCGATTGCCGGCCCCATCCAGCGTATAGGCGATGCGGTTGCCAAGGCCATCGCGCATCGATACCAGCCGGTGCGCATCGTCGTAGCCGTACTCGATGAAGCTCGCATCCGGCAGCGTCACCTTCACGAGCTGGCCGGTGAAGTCGTGGTCGTACGTGGTGGTCTCGAAGCCCGTGGCGATGCTGCCCACCGCCCGGCTCCTGAGCCAGCCGCGCGGCCCATAGGCAAGCACGGTTTCCAGACCGTTGGCATCGACCAGGCGCGCCAGGCGCCCGGCGCCGTCGTAGTGCGTGAATTGCGTCGCGTGGCCCCGGGCGTTGGTGATCGAGGCAGGATCCCCCGCGCGGTAGTTGCCGGCCGGGTCGGCGGCGGCGTAGTAGGCGTTCGTGGTGGTATCGAGCACGTCGGTGCGCGGGCCGTCCAGGGAGGTGACCTGCCCCTGGGCGTTGTAGGCGTAACTCCAGATGCGGGCGGCTCCATCAGGCACGGCGGCGAAACCGGAGTCTCCCGTCGGGTCGGTTGTCGCCTGGAGCGATTTCGCGCACACCAGCGCGCTGCTCGCGCCTGCCGGGGCGCAGTTGCTCCCAGGCTCACCGTGATAGGCGAACGTCGTGATGCGTAGCGGCTCGGCCACCCGCTTCTTCACCCGCATCGTCGCGTGCCATTCGGTCTCGATGGTCCGGGTGGCGTTCGTTACGACCCTTGCCGTGCAAGTCCCGCTGGAACTCAGCCCTTCGGTGCGCCGGGTCTCCAGGTTGCGGGCCGCATCGAACGCGTAGCAGGTGAGGTTCCCCTTGGCATCGATATAGCTCTTGATGTTTCCGTTCGAATCATAGGCGGTGGATGCCCGCGGCTGGCCAGGCGTATCGACATGGGTTCTCCTGGCGACGCCCTGCACGAACGCGTGTCCAACTGCGCGCACCGTGCCCATCGTGTCCTGGATGCGCGAACTGGTTGCGGAGTCGTAGGTCACCCGCTCGATCTCGACGTTGCCCAGGCGGCCGGAGGTCATGGCCCGGCCAGAGGCGTCGTACTCGTAGAAGGACGAATGAGCCTCGCCGGGGAGCGACAGGCGGCCGTCGTCGCTGCCGGTCAGGTAGTGCGGTCGATTGACCCCTTGCGTGCGACCGGGCTCGTTGTAGAAGAAGGTCTTGGTCTCCCCCGCCGGATTGCCCTCGACCGGGTAGGTGACGCTCGCCAGATCCAGGTTGGCATCGACCGTGTACAGGGTGTGCCGGCCGGTCGGATCCGTCACCTGCCTCAGGAACCCGGACTTGAGATAGTCAAGACGCAGGGACCTTCCCAGGTGGTCCTCGACCCTGATGAGCAAGCCCGGAGGAACGGGCAGCGGGTCGTCCAGGTAGGCCGGTCCGTCCGCACCGCCCAGGACGCCGGAACTGTAGAAGAGCGTGGTTGCACGACCCTCGCGATCGACGAGGGAGATCAGTCTCCCGCTCGAATCGTAGTTCTCCACCTGCTCATCGCTCGTGGTGAGCTTCCAGCCGCCGGCCGTCTTCTCCAGGCGATCCTTGGCATCGAGATCGCCCGTCCACATCCCGAGTCCGCTTCCCCGGTAGCGCAGCATCTTCCCGTCATGGCGGTCGAGCATCGCCTCGCCCCAGGGCAGCTCACGGATTCCGCGCTGCCACGTGTGGGTCCAGCGGGCTCCGACCACGTTGCGATCACCCCCCGACTGGGAGTTGTAGTAGCGCACGAACTCCAGCGCGCTCGCACCCGCCCGCTCGGAATCGACTTCGCGCCGGAACTTGTTTCCTGTCGCGGTGTTGATTGGCTTATTCGTGTTCATCGGCTGCCCGGGATTGCAGTGCGGGCAGGGATCGTCGGGCCCTCTGTTCTTCGAGAGCGGTTCGGTGTCGCTTTCGTTGTGGCCGCACCAGGTCGAATGCGGCTCGCTGCCGCTCAACCACAGAGACCCATCGCTGTCCTTGAGAGTGACGGCGATTCCGACCCCCGGGACGGTCCCGATTTGCTCCTGACACCAATAACCCACGGCATTCTGGAACGTCACCGAGCATCGCTGGGAGATGTTCGTGTAGATCATCGTGCAGCTGACGCTTGAGACACCGCCGCATTCGGGGTGCGCCTGCGCGTAGCCCTGGTAGTAGGAGAGAACCGCCGCAATGGCGCTTGGCGCGCGGTAAGGGTAGGCCTCCCACAGGGGACAACTCTCCACCACCGGCTTCGCCAATGCAGTCGGTCCCATTGCGGCCAATGCAATGACCAACGCAAGGCGTGTTGCCTTGCGAACGACGTTGTCGGAAATCATGGCGGCGCGCCTCGTGCGGCCGCCCGACGGAACCGGTGGCCTTGTTATATGATAATCCTGTATTGCTAAACATTATCATATGCACTTGGGGCGAACAACTGCCTCCCGAGGATGCGTTGCCGCGTGAACTTCCCTGAGTTTCAGTATGCAAACGTGTGTATAGATCTGCGTGGTCGACAGGTCGGCGTGCTGTTCAGTTCGCTCTACAGCAACCGGGGCAGCCATTACTGGCGCACGCCAGAAACCGGCGGCAAAGGGGACAAAGCCAACCCCACCCAGTTCGGGCGGGCGATGGGATTGCGAGACGCACGTCTGCCTGATGCAGACGGCGCACGGCCTTCAACGCTCCGGGTTCGGCGTGTGGGTGGCCGCGAACGCCTGCGGAACCCGGTTCCCCGCCGATCACGACCTGGCACTGGGGCGCCAGCGCCAATCGGGCGCGGTGCTGGCGAGCGTCGACAGCCGCTACAAGTGAAATATCGCCGGTCTGGCGCCGAGGCGACTTGTCGACCTACCATGAACCCCTGGTGCAAGACCGTCTTGAAGTCTCTCATCGCGCCGATCGGCGCGGACAATCATTGCCATTTGCGTGAGTGCAATTCCCGCCCCCATGAGAAGCGCCGAGGTTCGCGAAACAGGAAAATTCGGGCCGCCGTCCCCGGCGGCGGCAATCGTGAAGGCAGGCCAGGGCGCCGGGCCCGCGGTCTCGTCCGTGCTCGACCAGGCGGGCCAGAGGGAAACAGCCGACCGGTTGCTCGCCGCGCTGCGCGGGGAGGAATTCGTCCTGTATGCACAACCGATCCTGCCGGCAACGCGCGACGCGAAGGATCCGCCGTACCAGGAAATCCTCGTGCGCTTCCTCGAGGAAGAGGAGAAGCTCCTGCCGCCCGGAAGCTTCTTCCCGGTTCTCGAGGAATTCCGGCTCATGACCCTCCTCGATCGCTGGGTGGTCAACCGGACCATCCGGTGGCTGCGCAAGCAACGCACCCCGGCTGCCGCGCCCCGCAACGCGATCAACCTGCACGTCGATACCGTGCTCGACGTCTCGTTCGGCTCGTACATCGCGAGACAGGTCGAGGCCGGCGGCGTGAGCGGGGCCACGCTTTCGTTCGAGGTTGCGTGGGAGGTCGCGCTCGCGCATCTGGACCGGGTTCGCACGCTGTTCGACGAACTGCGTCCGCTGGGCTGCACCTTTTCCCTCGCGTCGTACGCCGGTGGGGCAGCGGCGCATCTGGTGCTGACGGCGCTCGCGCCGGACTTCGTCAAGATCAGTGGTGACGTCATCGTCCGGATGGACCGCGACGCCCGGGCTGCGGCGACGGTTGAACGAATCTGCACCCACTGCGGGGAACTGGGCATCCGCACGATCGCCCAGTACATCGAGACTGCGCGATCCCTGGCGATGGCACGGAAGGTCGGTGTCGATTTCGTCCAGGGATTCCTGATCGGCCGCCCTGCCCCGCTCGTTTGACGGGGCCTGCCGCGCCGGCGCCACCCGGTTGCGTCAACCGATGTCGAAGGTGACTCCCTGGGCCAGCGGCAGCTCGCGCGAGTAGTTCACGGTGTTCGTGGCGCGCCGCATGTAGGCCTTCCAGGCGTCGCTTCCGGATTCGCGCCCGCCGCCCGTCTGCTTCTCGCCCCCGAATGCCCCGCCGATCTCCGCCCCGCTTGGGCCGATGTTCACGTTGGCGATCCCGCAGTCGCTGCCGGTCGCGCAAAGAAAGCGCTCGGCTTCCCCGAGGTCGCGGGTGAAGATGCTGGAGGCCAGGCCCTGCGGCACGTCGTTCTGGATCGCGATGGCCTCGTCCAGGTCGCGCCAGGGCACGACGTGCAGGATCGGGGCGAAGGTCTCGCGCCGCGCCACTTCGCCCTGCGCGGCCGCCTCGCAGATCGCCGGCGTCACGTACCAGGCGTCGGGGGCACCGGGCATTTCCCGCCGGGCACCGCCGAACACGACAGCCCCTTCGGCGCGCGCGCAATCGAGGGCTTGCTGCATCGCCTCGAAAGCGGAGCGATCGATGAGTGGGCCAACGAGCACGCCGGCGTCGAGCGGATTGCCCACGGGTAGGCTCGCGTAGGCGCGCTTCAGGCGACCGACGAGATCGTCCCGGATGGACTCGTGCACGATGAGCCGCCGCAAGGTCGTGCAGCGCTGGCCGGCCGTGCCGACTGCGGAAAACGCGATGCCGCGAACGGCGAGATCGAGGTCTGCGCTGGGCGAGACGATTGCGGCGTTGTTCCCGCCAAGCTCCAGGATCGAGCGCCCGAAACGGGCGGCGACTCGCGGGGCCACCGCGGCCCCCATGCGCGTGCTGCCGGTCGCGCTCACCAGGGGTACACGGG
This Betaproteobacteria bacterium DNA region includes the following protein-coding sequences:
- a CDS encoding RHS repeat protein encodes the protein MISDNVVRKATRLALVIALAAMGPTALAKPVVESCPLWEAYPYRAPSAIAAVLSYYQGYAQAHPECGGVSSVSCTMIYTNISQRCSVTFQNAVGYWCQEQIGTVPGVGIAVTLKDSDGSLWLSGSEPHSTWCGHNESDTEPLSKNRGPDDPCPHCNPGQPMNTNKPINTATGNKFRREVDSERAGASALEFVRYYNSQSGGDRNVVGARWTHTWQRGIRELPWGEAMLDRHDGKMLRYRGSGLGMWTGDLDAKDRLEKTAGGWKLTTSDEQVENYDSSGRLISLVDREGRATTLFYSSGVLGGADGPAYLDDPLPVPPGLLIRVEDHLGRSLRLDYLKSGFLRQVTDPTGRHTLYTVDANLDLASVTYPVEGNPAGETKTFFYNEPGRTQGVNRPHYLTGSDDGRLSLPGEAHSSFYEYDASGRAMTSGRLGNVEIERVTYDSATSSRIQDTMGTVRAVGHAFVQGVARRTHVDTPGQPRASTAYDSNGNIKSYIDAKGNLTCYAFDAARNLETRRTEGLSSSGTCTARVVTNATRTIETEWHATMRVKKRVAEPLRITTFAYHGEPGSNCAPAGASSALVCAKSLQATTDPTGDSGFAAVPDGAARIWSYAYNAQGQVTSLDGPRTDVLDTTTNAYYAAADPAGNYRAGDPASITNARGHATQFTHYDGAGRLARLVDANGLETVLAYGPRGWLRSRAVGSIATGFETTTYDHDFTGQLVKVTLPDASFIEYGYDDAHRLVSMRDGLGNRIAYTLDGAGNRTAEQAYDVGNTLARAHTREFDSLGRLYRDIGGTTPASQVTQQGYDANNNLVSTLDPLGRTTAQLYDARDHLTEVRDPFNGAASPTRYAYNGQDQLTQVTDSKGLATSYAVNGHGEMLAQSSPDTGSTGFSYDAASNLKSRLDARGVQAAYTYDELNRITLISYPDETVSYGYDTCANGIGRLCSLADRTGTTSWAYDLRGRVTSKSQTVAGLTQGVAYAWNAAGQLLRLTTPGGQVVDYTYANNWNSPASPDTTLSPHEYVRTPSG
- a CDS encoding isochorismatase family protein; protein product: MQTAHGLQRSGFGVWVAANACGTRFPADHDLALGRQRQSGAVLASVDSRYK
- a CDS encoding EAL domain-containing protein codes for the protein MRSAEVRETGKFGPPSPAAAIVKAGQGAGPAVSSVLDQAGQRETADRLLAALRGEEFVLYAQPILPATRDAKDPPYQEILVRFLEEEEKLLPPGSFFPVLEEFRLMTLLDRWVVNRTIRWLRKQRTPAAAPRNAINLHVDTVLDVSFGSYIARQVEAGGVSGATLSFEVAWEVALAHLDRVRTLFDELRPLGCTFSLASYAGGAAAHLVLTALAPDFVKISGDVIVRMDRDARAAATVERICTHCGELGIRTIAQYIETARSLAMARKVGVDFVQGFLIGRPAPLV
- a CDS encoding aldehyde dehydrogenase family protein, with the protein product MAWPTPGALPERARSLASSLGVDLAAVAGEGIVARTPITGEVLAALRGATAAEAAGAIERAHRAFLDWRIVPAPRRGEVVRAFGQRLRGHKDELGELVSIETGKILAEGGGEVQEIIDICDFAVGLSRQLHGLTIVSERPGHRMMETWHPLGVCGVITAFNFPAAVWGWNAALAFVCGDAVVWKPSEKAALTALACHALWKRTLAEFPEAPQDIGALVLGDAATASALVDSARVPLVSATGSTRMGAAVAPRVAARFGRSILELGGNNAAIVSPSADLDLAVRGIAFSAVGTAGQRCTTLRRLIVHESIRDDLVGRLKRAYASLPVGNPLDAGVLVGPLIDRSAFEAMQQALDCARAEGAVVFGGARREMPGAPDAWYVTPAICEAAAQGEVARRETFAPILHVVPWRDLDEAIAIQNDVPQGLASSIFTRDLGEAERFLCATGSDCGIANVNIGPSGAEIGGAFGGEKQTGGGRESGSDAWKAYMRRATNTVNYSRELPLAQGVTFDIG